One Intestinimonas butyriciproducens genomic window, TCTCCCTCCTCTCCAGCGTACTCATGTTTGTGGGCATCGTGGTGGTGATGCTGGTGGTGAGCCCACTGCTTTTCCTGGTGTCCGTGGTCACTCTGGGGAGCACCTTCGTGGTGTTCAAGGTCTTCGGCGGCCGCAGCCGGAGGTATTATCAGAAGCAGCAGGCCGACCTGGGCGCCGTCAACGGAAATATCCAGGAGACCATTGAAGGGCTGAAGGTGGTCAAGGCCTTCACCCACGAGGAGCAGGCCAAGACGCTCTTTGCACGGCTCAATGAGAATTACCGCGCCTCCGCCACCGCGGCCAACTTTTACTCCACCGCCATCATGCCCATCGCCATGAACATCATGAACATCGGCTATGCCCTGACCGCCGCCTTCGGCGGAGTGCTGTCCATCGCCATGGGTCTGCCGCTGGGCTCCTTCACCCTCTACCTCAATTATTGCCGGCAGGTGGGCCAGCCCATGAATCAGATCTCTCAGCAGCTCACCACCATTCTCTCCGCACTGGCGGGCGCCGAGCGGATCTTCGAGTGTATGGACGAGACCCCGGAGACCGACGAGGGCTTTGTGACCCTGGTCCCCGTGGTCCGGGACAGCGAGGGCCGGATGACGCCCGCGCCCCAGGGCGCCCATGTCCATGACTGGGCCTGGAAGGTGCCGGAGAATCCCCGCTTTGTTCTGGTCTGCGCAAGCAAGGATGCGCATGACGAACTGGTGGAGTGTGGGGAGGACGTGCCCGGCCACCTGTGGGCGTGGAAATACGTCAATAAGGACGATCCCGCCTTCGGGCTCCACCGCATCCGCGGCGATGTACAGCGGGAGGAGGGCTATGTGCTGGCTCAGCTCACCGGGGCGGTGCGCTTCCAGCATGTGGACTTCTCCTATGTGCCGGGCAAGCAGATCCTCCACGATGTGACCGTCTTTGCAAACCCCGGGCAGAAGATCGCCTTTGTGGGCTCCACCGGCGCGGGCAAGACCACCATCACCAATCTGGTCAACCGCTTTTATGAGATCCAGGACGGCGTCATTACCTATGGCGGCATCGACGTCAAGGCCATCCAAAAGGATGATCTGCGCCGCTCCCTGGGCGTGGTGCTCCAGGATACCCACCTCTTTACCGGCACCGTGATGGAAAATATCCGGTACGGGCGGCTGGAGGCCACCGACGAGGAGTGCGTGGAGGCCGCCCGCATCGCGGGAGCGGATTCCTTTATCCGCCGCCTGCCCCAGGGCTATGATACCATGGTCACCGGCGACGGCGCCAACCTTTCCCAGGGCCAGCGGCAGCTCCTGGGCATCTCCCGTGCCGCCGTGGCCGACCCTCCGGTGATGATCCTGGACGAGGCCACCTCCTCCATCGATACCCGCACCGAGCGCATCATCCAAAAGGGCATGGACGCCCTGATGGAGGGGCGTACCGTGTTTGTCATCGCCCACCGGCTCTCCACCGTTCGGAACTCCAACGCGATTATGGTGTTGGAGGGCGGCCGCATCATAGAGCGGGGCGACCATGAGGAACTGATCGGCCAAAAGGGCCGGTACTACCAGCTCTACACCGGTGGGGCCGAATTGGAATAAAAAAGCCGTTTTGTCTGCTGAAGGGGAGGTCCCGGTTAGAACAACCGGGACCTCCCCATTTTTCAGGCTGAGAATTGTTTTTTTCCACATCGGCCGGTATAATGGTGGAAAACCAAGTCGATCCGGAGGGGAAACATGAGAAAAAAGAGACTGGTATCCGCTGTTCTGCTGGTGCTTCTGCTGGCGGGATGTGGACAAACCGGAGGGAAGCTGCTGCCGTCAGGCACGGGCCGAACGGATACGGCGGCGGCACAGGCGGAGCTGGATGTCCAGTTGGGCCTGCTGAAGGATGAGATCACCGCTGAGGAGCGCCGGGAGGCCCTGGATCTTTGGAGCAAGATACGGGCCATCCAGACAGAGCGCAAGGCAAAGGGAAACTACGAGCGCAGCGACTATGAATGGCGGCTCCTGCGGCGGCTTTCCGGGCTCTATGACGCCTATACCATCCGATATCTGGGCGGTGATGAGGAGGGGTTCGGCTACCGGAGCCCGCGGGAACGGACCTTGGCGGTCTACCAAATCAGGGCCGGCGGCGCGCTGACGCCGGACCCGGCAAATGACCTGTCGGGCGGGGCTTGGAGCGAAACAGAGCTCCTGGGCCTGTGGGAGGAGATGTGTACGCTGCTGCCGGAGGGCGCCTTTGAGGGCTTTGACCAGTTCACCGTCTTTACCGACGGACCGGAGGAGACAGTGGCCTATGTCTGGGCGCTGGATGATGCTGGAGCGCGCTGGGAGATCGCCGTGGACCCTGCGGACGCGGAGGATCGGGAGTACTTTGTGGAGACGGTCCTCCACGAATATTTCCACTACCTATCTCTCAACGATACCCAGGTGATCTATACGTCGGAGCAGACGCTGGATACCTACAATGAACCGGGTATGGTAACTCTGGCGGACTCCTATTTGAACAACTTCTACCAGGAATTTTGGACCGGCTATCTGGACGACTGTCTGGCCTGCGACGACACCTATAACTTTTTCCTCCGCCACTGTGACGATTTTATTACGCCCTATGCCTCCACAGATCCCTCGGAGGATATCTGTGAGAGTTTTGCTTTTTTTGTCCTTCGCCCCAGAGATTTTCGGGCAGACGAGGACGTATGGTCCCGAAAGCTGGACTTTTTCTACCAATATCCCCAGCTTGTGGCCTTCCGTGAGGAGGTCCGGGGCAATTTGGGGCTGGCGTGGGGGGAGTATTTTGAGTCCCGGCAGGAAGCGGATGCGGCCTGAAGATAAGAACGCGCGGCGGAGCAGGGTTTTTCGGCCCTGCTCCGCCGCGCGTTTGTCTGTCGAGGCCGGAGGCGCTCAATAGCGGTTCACCCAATTGGAGATGAGGAGCGTGGGGACCAGCCATGCGGCGAGAAAGACCACCATCTGTGCCGGGGAGATGGACTGCCAAGCGGAGACGAAGGTGAGATAAAAGGCCAGAAGCAACCCGATAACAGAGCCCAACACAGACAGCGCCGATGAGATGCGCACGGCGATCTTCAGCCGCTTGGCCCCCACCACGGCTTCGGAAAAGGGGCCCAGCCCCTCCCGGCACAGCACCGCCGTGATGCGGGGACTGTGCGGCGCGTCCGGATCGGAGAGCTCGGTGCGGCGCTCCACAGAGGGAAAGTCCATTTTTTCCACAGGGAGCTTGAACTTCTGCCGCAGCATGGCGGGGATGAGGTTAAAATCCCTGGTGCACAGCACCGGGGAGACATGGGCCCCTACCAGGGCGGAAATGGCCGGTGAGATGGTTCCGTGGAGGACATAGTTGAGGGCAAAGATACCGGCCAGTTCCCCGTCGATAGCGCAGAAGACGGCGTTTCTGACGTTGAGCCCTTGGGGTAGGGACACCTCCATCAGTGCCATAAAGGAGGCGGAGCCCACCAGAATGTGCTCGCCGCGGATATCGGCGGACAGCCCGCCACCCTCGTGGCGTTGGAAGCCGCTGCACCGGCGGTAGACCGCACCCTGTGCCCGGAGCAGGTCGTGAAAGATCTTGTCCAGGCCCGAGCCGCTCTCCCGGATGAGGGTGGCACAGACGGCCACCACCTTTTCCACGGAAAAGTCTCCAAAGACCTTAATGCCGTTGAGGGATACCATGCCGGGGGGAAAGAGGTCGGTGTCGGTGAGCAGGATGGCCCTGCCCGATCTAACCGCTCCGGACCAGCCCGCCAGGGCGGCTCCGCTGGAGGAGAGCCGCCGGGCCAGGGTCCGGTAGGGACGGGCAAAAATGAGCAGCCCGGAGAAGGATGCGGAGGCCGTCAGCGTGGCGGAGAGGCACCAGAGCAGGTGATCCCCTCTCCCCTCCCCCACCGAGGCAATGAGGGAGCAGAGAAAGCTGCCCAGCAGAAGCAGGGGGACGGAGATACGGAAGACCCGCTGCGCGCCGTCCTCCTCCTGGATCTGGCTTCCATAGCCGTGAATGGGGCCGGACCACTTGGCATAGGTGTCCCTTCCGTTCCAGCTCCTGGGGTCCAGCGTCACCAGATAGGGGGTGGAGGCGGATGCCGCCGTCCGACAGGAGAGCCGCAGGCCCTGGCGCTTGGCATAGGTCCCCCACATGCAGCAAAAGAGGGCCAGCGCCGCGGCGGCGCTGTAAGGCAGGGTGTCCCGCTCCGGCATCTGCTCCAACTGTGTGAGGGCGTCCGCCAGCGTAAAGACACAGGCGAAGGCGGCGGCGGTGTCCGCCCCGGGCCGAAACAGAAAGAGCTGCACCAGGCCGCGGGCCAGGACGTCGATCCCCAGCACCATGGACACGGCCAGCAGCCCGGCCGAGCACCAGACCTGGAGGGGGAAGGAGCCCTGGAGCGCCCCCGGCAGGGGCAGGAGGAAGAAGGGCGCCAGCGCCATCCAGAGGAGCGGCAGGGTTAGCAGAAAGACCAGCGCCGTGCGGAGCCGCAGCAGGCCCAGGCCCTTGCCGTACCGCCCGGCCAACTGGCCGGGCGGCAGATCCGGCGGCGGCTCCGGCGCCTTTCGGGGCTTCCGCTCCCGTGGACGGGGCGCCTCCTCGTCGTCGTCTTCCTCGTCCACGCCGGGGATGAGGCGCTCAAAGCGGACGGTCTCCTCTGAGACCTCCTTCCCCTCATCCTCAAACATCTTCTCGGCGTATGCATCTGCTTTCCGCTTCAGATGCTCGATGCCCGCCTGAAGGGGCGGCGTCTCGTCCTCGGGAAACTCCAGGACCTTTTCGGAGACGGGGGGCTTTTTGGGCTTCCCCGGCGGCGGAGGCGGGGGAAGCTCCTCCTCCGGAGCCTCCTCCCCCTCTGACGGCGCCTCTTCCGCAGGCGGGTCCTGGGCGCGCATGCCGG contains:
- a CDS encoding ABC transporter ATP-binding protein is translated as MAQQRGPGGPGQNRGGFQKPKNLRKTVSRLMSYLARRKWPLLIVLLCLLGSVVTNIAGSSFINLVIINNIAAGSYTGVSSLAADVGKLISIYAVGWVATYGQSAIMVQLAQRGTNRLRKDLFDHLQTLPLSYFDRHPHGELMSRFTNDADNVQLALEQSVVSLLSSVLMFVGIVVVMLVVSPLLFLVSVVTLGSTFVVFKVFGGRSRRYYQKQQADLGAVNGNIQETIEGLKVVKAFTHEEQAKTLFARLNENYRASATAANFYSTAIMPIAMNIMNIGYALTAAFGGVLSIAMGLPLGSFTLYLNYCRQVGQPMNQISQQLTTILSALAGAERIFECMDETPETDEGFVTLVPVVRDSEGRMTPAPQGAHVHDWAWKVPENPRFVLVCASKDAHDELVECGEDVPGHLWAWKYVNKDDPAFGLHRIRGDVQREEGYVLAQLTGAVRFQHVDFSYVPGKQILHDVTVFANPGQKIAFVGSTGAGKTTITNLVNRFYEIQDGVITYGGIDVKAIQKDDLRRSLGVVLQDTHLFTGTVMENIRYGRLEATDEECVEAARIAGADSFIRRLPQGYDTMVTGDGANLSQGQRQLLGISRAAVADPPVMILDEATSSIDTRTERIIQKGMDALMEGRTVFVIAHRLSTVRNSNAIMVLEGGRIIERGDHEELIGQKGRYYQLYTGGAELE